One stretch of Clavibacter californiensis DNA includes these proteins:
- a CDS encoding Rv3235 family protein — MSEAVPREDLPDRRSTVAGNAEGAPTRRSGARKPASAPAQKSSGAAGSTPATSPATTATVRGTVRKRFDVDDFFGRQPCSSQDLPPSGPLLENLTRCVIEILAGARELDQIARWVSDDVYRHLLKRVVLSARARRAKGQSVTRPVFTIGTVTSFSPRDGVIEAVIVVHGRARARAVAIRLEGLDRRWRATAINVL; from the coding sequence ATGAGTGAAGCAGTGCCACGGGAGGATCTCCCTGACCGCCGGAGCACCGTCGCCGGGAACGCCGAGGGCGCCCCGACCCGTCGGTCCGGTGCCCGGAAGCCCGCATCAGCGCCCGCGCAGAAGTCGAGCGGAGCCGCCGGTTCGACACCCGCGACCTCACCCGCGACGACCGCCACCGTGCGGGGCACGGTCCGCAAGCGCTTCGACGTCGACGACTTCTTCGGGCGCCAGCCCTGCAGCAGCCAGGATCTCCCCCCGTCGGGTCCGCTGCTCGAGAACCTCACGCGCTGCGTGATCGAGATCCTCGCCGGAGCGCGGGAGCTCGACCAGATCGCGCGGTGGGTCAGCGATGACGTCTACCGCCACCTCCTCAAGCGCGTGGTCCTCAGCGCTCGCGCACGCCGCGCGAAGGGCCAGTCGGTGACCCGGCCGGTGTTCACCATCGGCACGGTCACGTCGTTCTCCCCTCGAGACGGCGTCATCGAAGCGGTCATCGTGGTCCACGGTCGGGCACGTGCCCGCGCCGTCGCGATCCGGCTCGAGGGCCTCGACCGCCGCTGGCGCGCGACGGCCATCAACGTCCTCTAG
- a CDS encoding HNH endonuclease family protein encodes MGDRRRRSGRGRGAPGQPVLARLVQLVRLAPLVRGRRQAVRVLLATAAVLVVLVAVLVGAREAALGPDSGGGHLSAEVPDGAVVGALAHAGLVRDGRIDVASVRQMADAVQADGRGRHPRYDRDAFGPAWADTDGNGCDQRDDVLVRDLVRVAFAPSDPGCTVVAGHLDDVYTGHGIDFARGPRTSAAVQIDHLVPLSWAWQHGAWSWPDERRERLATDFDELQAVDGPTNQDKSDQGPGTWLPPDAAYRCLYVTRFAFVVSRYGMSIDDADRDAIDRVLGACS; translated from the coding sequence ATGGGTGACAGGAGGCGGCGGAGCGGACGCGGGAGGGGAGCTCCCGGGCAGCCTGTGCTCGCGCGGCTCGTGCAGCTCGTGCGGCTCGCGCCGCTCGTGCGGGGCAGAAGACAGGCCGTGCGCGTTCTCCTCGCGACCGCGGCTGTCCTCGTCGTGCTCGTCGCGGTGCTCGTGGGGGCGCGCGAGGCGGCCCTCGGACCCGACTCGGGCGGCGGGCATCTCAGCGCGGAGGTCCCTGACGGCGCCGTGGTGGGCGCGCTCGCCCACGCGGGGCTCGTGCGGGACGGCCGCATCGACGTGGCGTCCGTGCGCCAGATGGCCGATGCCGTCCAGGCGGACGGGCGCGGGCGGCACCCGCGCTACGACCGCGACGCCTTCGGCCCGGCCTGGGCGGACACAGACGGGAACGGCTGCGACCAGCGCGACGACGTGCTCGTCCGGGATCTCGTCCGCGTCGCGTTCGCGCCGTCCGACCCGGGTTGCACGGTGGTCGCCGGGCACCTCGACGACGTCTACACGGGGCACGGCATCGACTTCGCGCGCGGTCCGCGCACGAGCGCAGCCGTGCAGATCGACCACCTCGTGCCGCTGTCCTGGGCGTGGCAGCACGGGGCGTGGTCGTGGCCAGACGAGCGACGCGAGCGCCTCGCCACCGACTTCGACGAGCTGCAGGCGGTGGACGGCCCCACCAACCAGGACAAGTCGGATCAGGGGCCGGGGACGTGGCTGCCGCCGGACGCGGCCTACCGGTGCCTCTACGTCACCCGCTTCGCGTTCGTCGTGAGCAGGTACGGGATGTCGATCGACGACGCGGACAGGGACGCCATCGACCGCGTCCTCGGCGCCTGCTCGTGA
- a CDS encoding sensor histidine kinase has translation MSTLSDLVHAQGLSSDADVEWLHLLVGDWQLLADLAFADIVLWVPTVSGSFVAVAHARPSSSATLFYRDFVGQPIKAEWRKQVTDAHETARIIDSSAPDWYEETPTRVRAVPVLRRLAQGSPEVTDTPIAVITRHTNLSETRTPSRQELTFNECANDLFAMIADGDFPDLGSPTGPRRGAPRASDGLLRLDVDGITTFASPNALSAFNRMGFSEELEGESLADATSSLLTGKRLTVDESLPLIVAGRAPWRTDIESRGVTVSLRAIPIRSHGERVGAVVLCRDVTELRHQERELITKDATIREIHHRVKNNLQTVASLLRIQARRSHTEEAREALGHAQRRVGAIAVVHDTLSEGLNQNVDFDAVFDRVLLLIAEVASAHNTRVHPKIVGSFGVLPSAYATPLALALTELVTNAVEHGLAGRSGEVAIEAARTEETLTVSVRDDGVGLPEGKVGTGLGTQIVRTLIQGELGGTIDWHTLMGSGTEVTIEVPLRWLSPVTSS, from the coding sequence GTGTCCACGCTCAGCGATCTCGTGCATGCCCAGGGTCTGTCCTCCGACGCGGACGTCGAGTGGCTGCACCTCCTCGTCGGCGACTGGCAGCTCCTCGCCGACCTGGCGTTCGCGGACATCGTGCTGTGGGTACCGACCGTGAGCGGCAGCTTCGTCGCCGTCGCGCACGCTCGGCCGTCGAGCTCGGCCACGCTGTTCTACCGCGACTTCGTCGGGCAGCCCATCAAGGCGGAGTGGCGCAAGCAGGTCACCGACGCGCACGAGACCGCCCGCATCATCGACTCGTCCGCGCCGGACTGGTACGAGGAGACGCCGACCCGCGTGCGGGCGGTGCCGGTGCTGCGTCGACTGGCCCAGGGCAGCCCCGAGGTGACGGACACCCCCATCGCCGTGATCACGCGCCACACCAACCTCAGCGAGACGCGGACTCCGAGCCGCCAGGAGCTGACGTTCAACGAGTGCGCCAACGACCTCTTCGCGATGATCGCCGACGGCGACTTCCCCGACCTCGGCTCGCCGACCGGTCCCCGGCGCGGGGCGCCTCGCGCGTCCGACGGCCTGCTGCGCCTCGACGTGGACGGCATCACGACCTTCGCGAGCCCCAACGCCCTGAGCGCGTTCAACCGCATGGGCTTCTCCGAGGAGCTGGAGGGGGAGTCCCTCGCGGACGCGACGTCCAGCCTCCTCACCGGCAAGCGGCTGACCGTCGACGAGTCGCTGCCGCTCATCGTGGCCGGCCGGGCTCCATGGCGGACGGACATCGAGTCGCGCGGTGTCACCGTGTCTCTCCGTGCGATCCCGATCCGCAGCCACGGCGAGCGGGTAGGCGCCGTCGTCCTCTGCCGCGACGTGACGGAGCTGCGCCACCAGGAGCGCGAGCTGATCACCAAGGACGCGACGATCCGCGAGATCCACCACCGGGTCAAGAACAACCTGCAGACGGTCGCGAGCCTGCTGCGGATCCAGGCCCGCCGGTCGCACACGGAGGAGGCGCGCGAGGCGCTCGGCCACGCGCAGCGCCGGGTGGGTGCCATCGCCGTGGTGCACGACACGCTCAGCGAGGGGCTGAACCAGAACGTCGACTTCGACGCGGTTTTCGACCGCGTCCTGCTGCTCATCGCCGAGGTCGCCTCCGCGCACAACACGCGTGTGCATCCGAAGATCGTGGGCAGCTTCGGCGTGCTGCCGAGCGCCTACGCGACGCCGCTCGCCCTCGCGCTCACCGAGCTCGTGACCAACGCGGTCGAGCACGGCCTGGCCGGGCGCTCGGGCGAGGTGGCCATCGAGGCCGCGCGCACCGAGGAGACCCTCACTGTCAGCGTCCGTGACGACGGCGTGGGGCTGCCCGAGGGCAAGGTCGGGACGGGGCTGGGGACGCAGATCGTGCGGACGCTCATCCAGGGCGAGCTCGGCGGCACGATCGACTGGCACACGCTCATGGGCAGCGGCACCGAGGTGACCATCGAGGTGCCGCTGCGCTGGCTCTCGCCCGTCACGTCGTCCTGA
- a CDS encoding SAF domain-containing protein: MPPTPRPARPARRPVWSDPRFVVGLVMVLVSTGGVVALLRSADSSVVVMAAGSALDAGTTVHASDLVPVRVRIDGAADLYVSPDSADGLVVTRFVGAGELIPRSSLSSADARTTASVVIPTSAGADHLVAPGTVVDIWAAAAKGSGTNAYDAPRVIVSGATVAQVIRPEGFVADQDHTQVQLTVPREDVAAVLSSTDARDQMTLVPVGDAGA, translated from the coding sequence ATGCCTCCCACCCCTCGTCCCGCGCGCCCGGCGCGCCGTCCCGTCTGGTCGGATCCCCGCTTCGTCGTCGGGCTGGTGATGGTCCTCGTGTCGACCGGTGGGGTGGTGGCGCTCCTGCGCTCCGCGGACTCCTCGGTGGTCGTCATGGCCGCGGGGTCCGCCCTCGACGCGGGGACCACCGTCCATGCCTCGGACCTGGTGCCCGTGCGCGTCCGCATCGACGGCGCCGCCGACCTCTACGTCTCCCCGGACTCCGCCGACGGGCTCGTCGTCACCCGCTTCGTGGGCGCGGGCGAGCTGATCCCGCGGTCGTCGCTCTCCTCCGCGGACGCGCGCACCACCGCGTCGGTCGTCATCCCCACGTCCGCGGGCGCCGACCACCTCGTCGCACCGGGCACCGTGGTCGACATCTGGGCGGCCGCGGCGAAGGGCTCGGGCACGAACGCCTACGACGCGCCGCGGGTCATCGTCTCGGGGGCCACCGTCGCCCAGGTCATCCGGCCGGAGGGCTTCGTCGCGGACCAGGACCACACCCAGGTGCAGCTGACCGTGCCGCGTGAGGACGTGGCGGCGGTCCTCTCATCCACCGACGCACGCGACCAGATGACGCTCGTGCCCGTCGGCGATGCGGGGGCGTGA
- a CDS encoding CarD family transcriptional regulator — translation MIFEVGETVVYPHHGAATITAVKTRTIKGVDKKYITLQIHQSELVIDVPVDNAELVGLRDVIDSSGVEAVFDVLRGDVEEEAGNWSRRFKANTEKMGSGDVRRVSEVVRDLWRRDQDSGVSAGEKRMLAKARQILVSELALAQKSTDEEASVVLDGVLAQSISA, via the coding sequence ATGATTTTCGAAGTAGGGGAGACCGTCGTGTACCCCCACCACGGCGCCGCCACGATCACCGCGGTCAAGACCCGCACCATCAAGGGGGTCGACAAGAAGTACATCACCCTCCAGATCCACCAGAGCGAGCTGGTCATCGACGTGCCCGTCGACAACGCCGAGCTCGTCGGGCTGCGCGACGTCATCGACAGCTCCGGCGTGGAGGCCGTGTTCGACGTGCTCCGCGGCGACGTCGAGGAGGAGGCGGGCAACTGGTCTCGCCGCTTCAAGGCCAACACCGAGAAGATGGGCTCCGGCGACGTGCGGCGCGTCAGCGAGGTCGTCCGCGACCTCTGGCGCCGCGATCAGGACTCCGGCGTCTCGGCCGGCGAGAAGCGCATGCTCGCGAAGGCCCGCCAGATCCTCGTCTCGGAGCTCGCGCTCGCGCAGAAGTCCACCGACGAGGAGGCGTCCGTCGTCCTCGACGGCGTCCTGGCGCAGAGCATCTCCGCCTGA
- the bcp gene encoding thioredoxin-dependent thiol peroxidase has translation MTETTRLEKGQPAPDFTLPDQDGSPVTLSDLRGQDVIVYFYPAAGTPGCTTQACDFRDSMDSLQGAGYRVLGISKDPQEDLARFREEQGLGFTLLSDPDLEVHRAYAAYGEKSLYGKKVTGVIRSTVVVDGEGRVALPLYNVKATGHVASLRKKLGVDA, from the coding sequence ATGACCGAGACCACCCGCCTCGAGAAGGGGCAGCCCGCCCCCGACTTCACCCTCCCCGACCAGGACGGATCGCCCGTCACCCTCTCGGACCTCCGCGGCCAGGACGTCATCGTGTACTTCTATCCCGCGGCAGGGACCCCCGGGTGCACCACGCAGGCGTGCGACTTCCGCGACAGCATGGACTCCCTGCAGGGCGCCGGCTACCGCGTGCTCGGCATCTCGAAGGACCCCCAGGAGGACCTCGCCCGGTTCCGCGAAGAGCAGGGCCTCGGCTTCACCCTCCTGTCGGACCCCGACCTCGAGGTCCACCGCGCCTACGCCGCGTACGGGGAGAAGTCGCTGTACGGCAAGAAGGTCACGGGCGTGATCCGCTCCACGGTCGTCGTGGACGGCGAGGGACGCGTCGCCCTCCCGCTGTACAACGTCAAGGCGACGGGGCACGTCGCGTCGCTGCGGAAGAAGCTCGGCGTCGACGCCTGA
- a CDS encoding AAA family ATPase encodes MSVASLILALPPRVEDALLRDVVESGHTVLARVAGAADVIAAVRATTADPLHLVIAASPTTLDRDVLTALDERGARAVAVASSEADRRNAQALGHHEVVDEGATWREIEELLLSGRRLGASGGMASGGMASGVRRADAVAAHLEIDPPERVGSGDASDRARLADAGGRRSARGPDGSPDPVGARFGGEGSSRSAWGSRTHAERDRRGRSLRGRLGLVRRPRVPAPVTRDEGADDTAAGGREPVGRVIAVWGPQGAPGRTTTALAIAGEVAAAGRSAVLVDADVHGGTVAATLGLLDEAPGFAAACRLAAADSLTVEELERIAQHHPSTRAPGFSVLTGISRPDRWPELAEGRVSAVLQACRGWRDYTVVDASFNLEDDEEISSDMFAPRRNAATHAVLRGADHVVAVVSADTVGLSRFFRAYVQLLEIVDPSRVSVLVNRVRPSAGGWDAAGQVRRTLFRFGSVEAAAYVPEDRESLDAAVLAGATLRDIAPRSPALVEWSRFTRTSLLPPEDAPRRLRREAGSRHRGVDRPGEERARPA; translated from the coding sequence GTGAGCGTGGCCTCCCTCATCCTCGCCCTCCCGCCTCGCGTGGAGGACGCGCTCCTGCGCGACGTCGTCGAGTCCGGTCACACGGTCCTCGCTCGTGTCGCGGGCGCGGCGGACGTGATCGCAGCTGTCCGGGCGACGACGGCCGACCCCCTGCATCTGGTCATCGCCGCATCCCCGACGACGCTCGACCGCGACGTGCTCACGGCGCTCGACGAACGGGGCGCGCGAGCGGTCGCGGTGGCGTCGAGCGAGGCCGACCGTCGCAATGCGCAGGCGCTCGGACACCACGAGGTCGTGGACGAAGGCGCCACATGGCGGGAGATCGAGGAGCTGCTGCTCTCGGGGCGTCGGCTCGGGGCGTCCGGCGGGATGGCGTCCGGCGGGATGGCGTCCGGAGTCCGGCGCGCGGACGCCGTCGCCGCGCACCTGGAGATCGACCCTCCCGAGCGCGTCGGCTCGGGTGATGCGTCCGATCGGGCCAGGCTGGCGGACGCGGGGGGCCGACGGTCGGCACGCGGTCCCGATGGCAGCCCGGATCCGGTCGGCGCCCGGTTCGGCGGCGAGGGCTCGTCGCGCTCCGCGTGGGGCTCGCGCACGCACGCCGAGCGGGACCGCAGAGGGCGATCGCTGCGGGGCCGTCTCGGGCTCGTCAGACGCCCGCGCGTGCCGGCTCCCGTGACCCGCGACGAGGGTGCGGACGACACGGCCGCGGGTGGACGTGAACCGGTCGGCCGGGTGATCGCCGTCTGGGGACCGCAGGGCGCGCCGGGGCGGACCACGACCGCGCTGGCCATCGCGGGCGAGGTCGCGGCGGCGGGTCGATCGGCCGTGCTGGTCGACGCCGACGTCCACGGCGGCACGGTCGCCGCCACGCTCGGACTCCTGGACGAGGCGCCGGGCTTCGCCGCCGCCTGCCGTCTCGCGGCGGCGGACAGCCTCACCGTGGAGGAGCTGGAGCGGATCGCGCAGCACCACCCGTCCACCCGGGCGCCGGGGTTCTCGGTCCTCACGGGCATCTCGCGCCCGGACAGATGGCCGGAGCTCGCCGAGGGGCGGGTCTCCGCCGTGCTGCAGGCGTGCCGTGGCTGGCGCGACTACACCGTGGTCGACGCCTCGTTCAACCTGGAGGACGACGAGGAGATCTCGAGCGACATGTTCGCCCCCCGCCGCAACGCCGCCACGCATGCCGTGCTGCGCGGCGCGGACCACGTCGTCGCCGTCGTCTCCGCGGACACGGTCGGCCTCTCGCGCTTCTTCCGCGCGTACGTGCAGCTCCTCGAGATCGTCGACCCGTCGCGGGTCTCGGTGCTCGTCAACCGCGTCCGCCCGAGCGCCGGTGGCTGGGATGCAGCCGGCCAGGTGCGGCGCACCCTCTTCCGCTTCGGGAGCGTGGAGGCCGCGGCCTACGTCCCCGAGGACCGGGAGTCGCTCGACGCCGCGGTGCTCGCCGGCGCCACGCTCCGCGACATCGCGCCGCGGTCGCCGGCTCTCGTCGAGTGGTCGCGGTTCACCCGCACCTCGCTCCTGCCTCCCGAGGACGCGCCACGGCGGCTGCGTCGAGAGGCCGGCTCGAGGCATCGAGGCGTCGATCGACCGGGGGAGGAGCGCGCCCGGCCCGCATAG
- a CDS encoding WhiB family transcriptional regulator, with product MDWRDKAACLTVDPELFFPVGNTGPAVDQIDKAKAVCGRCSVTEMCLQYALETGQDSGVWGGLSEDERRALKRRAARARRAS from the coding sequence ATGGACTGGCGTGACAAGGCAGCCTGCCTGACTGTGGACCCCGAGCTGTTCTTCCCCGTGGGGAACACCGGACCCGCCGTCGACCAGATCGACAAGGCCAAGGCCGTGTGCGGCCGCTGCTCCGTCACCGAGATGTGCCTGCAGTACGCCCTCGAGACCGGCCAGGACTCGGGCGTCTGGGGCGGGCTCAGCGAGGACGAGCGTCGCGCCCTCAAGCGCCGCGCCGCACGCGCCCGCCGCGCCAGCTGA